One Bombina bombina isolate aBomBom1 chromosome 5, aBomBom1.pri, whole genome shotgun sequence DNA segment encodes these proteins:
- the LOC128660488 gene encoding uncharacterized protein LOC128660488 isoform X1: MEKNNAVPPKARPYNKPFNKVRKPLFKCEDDTAGGTGAAESESKRNPAFTEQENEILAQKIEQYYEKLFGKFSDRTSSFEKDAIWQEIADSVSALDVRPRSVSKCKRRYSDLKIKVKAKMAKMNAEYKKTFRLPVTFTTSENIIKQLIPSHLMCGESGLRHTNASSVQKEHSSESRDNSQNTNRILTEDTEEICTVSQESYVSDDNIQEEGICAANDVEPSSIYFQQQDDDTTLPKETEIPNEQKFYNEVTDFCWEQIQHNELVQEKLDTLNNMLRDKNNYMKCISDSLFLIAQLMARDRTSKCPQCCHCDLVGNVLLKPKCQASESVQIHSETGCLSTSSCTTQVTDRMRVTSLKRKNKKDDETQENSQSQKGSKRLWQRKTTSNQ, from the exons gatgATACTGCTGGAGGAACTGGTGCAGCAGAGTCGGAAAGCAAAAGAAACCCTGCTTTTACTGAGCAGGAAAATGAAATTCTTGCCCAAAAAATAGAGCAATATTATGAGAAGCTTTTTGGGAAATTTTCTGATCGGACATCAAGTTTTGAAAAAGATGCAATATGGCAAGAGATTGCTGATTCTGTGTCGGCTCTTGATGTGAGGCCTAGATCTGTGTCTAAATGCAAAAGGCGTTATagtgatttaaaaattaaagttaaagccaAAATGGCAAAAATGAATGCTGAATACAAAAAAACGTTCAGGCTACCAGTTACATTTACAACATCAGAAAATATTATTAAGCAGCTCATACCAAGCCATTTAATGTGTGGAGAGTCTGGCCTAAGACATACCAATGCCAGTTCAG TGCAAAAGGAACACAGCAGTGAAAGCAGAGATAATAGTCAAAACACAAATAGAATACTAACAGAAGACACTGAGGAGATCTGTACTGTGTCACAAGAATCATATGTCAGTGATGATAACATTCAGGAGGAGGGTATCTGTGCTGCAAATGATGTTGAGCCCTCTAGTATATATTTCCAACAACAAGATGATGATACTACATTGCCTAAAGAAACAGAGATCCCAAATGAGCAGAAGTTTTACAATGAAGTGACTGATTTCTGTTGGGAACAGATCCAACATAATGAACTTGTTCAGGAAAAGCTTGATACATTAAATAATATGTTGAGGGATAAGAACAACTATATGAAATGTATTAGTGACTCTCTTTTTCTTATAGCACAATTGATGGCTAGAGATCGCACTAGTAAGTGTCCACAGTGCTGTCACTGTGATTTGGTAGGAAATGTACTATTAAAACCAAAATGTCAAGCTTCTGAAAGTGTGCAAATTCATTCTGAGACAGGGTGTCTATCAACATCATCTTGTACTACTCAAGTGACTGACAGAAtgagggttactagtttaaaaCGGAAGAATAAAAAAGATGATGAAACTCAAGAGAATAGTCAGTCACAAAAAGGAAGTAAAAGACTATGGCAAAGAAAGACTACCAGCAATCAATAA
- the LOC128660488 gene encoding uncharacterized protein LOC128660488 isoform X2, giving the protein MEKNNAVPPKARPYNKDDTAGGTGAAESESKRNPAFTEQENEILAQKIEQYYEKLFGKFSDRTSSFEKDAIWQEIADSVSALDVRPRSVSKCKRRYSDLKIKVKAKMAKMNAEYKKTFRLPVTFTTSENIIKQLIPSHLMCGESGLRHTNASSVQKEHSSESRDNSQNTNRILTEDTEEICTVSQESYVSDDNIQEEGICAANDVEPSSIYFQQQDDDTTLPKETEIPNEQKFYNEVTDFCWEQIQHNELVQEKLDTLNNMLRDKNNYMKCISDSLFLIAQLMARDRTSKCPQCCHCDLVGNVLLKPKCQASESVQIHSETGCLSTSSCTTQVTDRMRVTSLKRKNKKDDETQENSQSQKGSKRLWQRKTTSNQ; this is encoded by the exons gatgATACTGCTGGAGGAACTGGTGCAGCAGAGTCGGAAAGCAAAAGAAACCCTGCTTTTACTGAGCAGGAAAATGAAATTCTTGCCCAAAAAATAGAGCAATATTATGAGAAGCTTTTTGGGAAATTTTCTGATCGGACATCAAGTTTTGAAAAAGATGCAATATGGCAAGAGATTGCTGATTCTGTGTCGGCTCTTGATGTGAGGCCTAGATCTGTGTCTAAATGCAAAAGGCGTTATagtgatttaaaaattaaagttaaagccaAAATGGCAAAAATGAATGCTGAATACAAAAAAACGTTCAGGCTACCAGTTACATTTACAACATCAGAAAATATTATTAAGCAGCTCATACCAAGCCATTTAATGTGTGGAGAGTCTGGCCTAAGACATACCAATGCCAGTTCAG TGCAAAAGGAACACAGCAGTGAAAGCAGAGATAATAGTCAAAACACAAATAGAATACTAACAGAAGACACTGAGGAGATCTGTACTGTGTCACAAGAATCATATGTCAGTGATGATAACATTCAGGAGGAGGGTATCTGTGCTGCAAATGATGTTGAGCCCTCTAGTATATATTTCCAACAACAAGATGATGATACTACATTGCCTAAAGAAACAGAGATCCCAAATGAGCAGAAGTTTTACAATGAAGTGACTGATTTCTGTTGGGAACAGATCCAACATAATGAACTTGTTCAGGAAAAGCTTGATACATTAAATAATATGTTGAGGGATAAGAACAACTATATGAAATGTATTAGTGACTCTCTTTTTCTTATAGCACAATTGATGGCTAGAGATCGCACTAGTAAGTGTCCACAGTGCTGTCACTGTGATTTGGTAGGAAATGTACTATTAAAACCAAAATGTCAAGCTTCTGAAAGTGTGCAAATTCATTCTGAGACAGGGTGTCTATCAACATCATCTTGTACTACTCAAGTGACTGACAGAAtgagggttactagtttaaaaCGGAAGAATAAAAAAGATGATGAAACTCAAGAGAATAGTCAGTCACAAAAAGGAAGTAAAAGACTATGGCAAAGAAAGACTACCAGCAATCAATAA